The window AAATCCAGGTAAAAGGTGCTGCCACGCCGGTCTACAGCCTGCGCTACGGCGCTGAGAAGAGCGTGCTGTTCGTTTCCCGTGGCGACCAGATGCTGGTGTTGTCGAATCCGAAGATGCTGTTCACCGCCGCCGACGAAAGCGGCTTGGGTGAGCCGGACACCGCCATTGCCAAGGACCTGGGCACCCTGCTCGAAGGTGAGCCGCTGTTCGCCAAGGACTTCGCCCTGGAGCCGCGCGGCGAGTTGAAGCAGCGCATCACCCTGGGCGCCAGCGTGCTCGCCATGGGCTACCAGCGCTTCATCCCGACCTTCTCCGGCGTGCGTTTCGAGCAGGGCAAGGATGGCTGGCACAGCTATCTGGCGCTGAGCGAAGTCGCCCGCCAGCCGGAGCTGGATTTCACCCCGGTGTGGCAAGCCATGCCCATGGGCGCCAGCGCCTGCGTGGCGTTGCCGGTGACGCCGGGCCTGTATGACAGCATGCTGGTGAAGCTGGGCGCCGAGCAGAAGATGGCCGCGTCCTTCTCCGAGCACCTCTCCGGTGCTGCTGGCCTGTGCTGGTACCCCGATTCGCGCCTGCACTCGCCGCTGCTCGCGGTGAAGCTCGACGCCCCCGCCAGCCCCGAGCTGGACGAGGAACTGGGCAAGCTGTTCGGCAGCATGATCGGCGCCTATGAAGCCAATGTGGAGGGTGGCGCTTTCGAGGTGGAAAGCCGCGCGGAGGGTGACGGTCGTCTCTGGCAGCGCCAGGTCAGCTCGCGCTTCGGCCAGTACCCGGCCAGCGAGGCGGAGAACCCCGACCAGGTCAGCGGCAACGGATTCTTCCGTGTCAGCATGCTGCGCGATGGCAACACCCTGCTGTTCTCCATCGACGACAAGCTGCTCGACAAGGCGCGCAACACCCTGGCCAAGCGTTTCCCGCCGCTGGCCGACGTACTGCCGAAAGACGCCGTGGTGCCCGCGTACCTCGCGCCGAAGACGCTCTCCGAACTGCTCCAGCGCGAAACCCTCGACAGCCTGCCGCAGGATATCGAGCCGGTGTTCCGCAACGCCGCCGACACGCTGCTCCTGCCGCGCCTGAAGACCCTCGCCGGCAACGGCTCCTACGCCCTGACGCTGCCGGCCGGCAGCGAGCCCAGTGGCGAATGGGAGTGGCTGCCGCTGGACTGGAAGGCGCTGTGATCCGAAAGCCACTGACGCTGCTCGCAGGTCTGCTGGTCGCCACCTTGGCGCAGGCGGCTGAGCCAGCGCTGGATGCGCAGCAGACCCAGGTGTTCCGCGCCTGGTTCGTGCGCATCGCCGAGGAGCAGTTGCGCCGCGGCCCGAACCCGCGCTGGTACCAGCAGGACTGCGCGGGCCTGGTGCGCTTCGCCGCCAACGAGGCGCTGAAGGTGCACGACGCCAAGTGGCTGCGCGCCAACGGCATGTCCAACCGCTACCTGCCGCCGGAGCTGGAACTGTCCGCCGCGCAGCGCAACCTAGCGCAGAGCTGGCAGCAGGGCGGCGGCAAGACCGGCCCCTACGTCAACGCGATCAAACTCATTCAGTACAACAGCCAGTTCGTCGGCCGCGACCTCAACCAGGCGCGGCCGGGCGACCTGATGTTCTTCGACCAGGGCGATGACCAGCATCTGATGATCTGGATGGGCCGCGACATCGCTTATCACACCGGCACTCGTACGGCGACCGACAACGGCATGCGCTCGGTCAGCCTGCAACAACTCATGACATGGAAGGACACCCGATGGATACCCGACGAATCCAATCCCAACTTTATCGGCGTCTATCGCTTGTCCTTCCTGACCCGATGAACGTGCTGCGCGGCGTTGCCGCTGCCCTGGCCTGCGTCGGCCTGTTCGCCGCCGCGCCCGCACTCGTGCAGGCGGACGACGACGTCCCGGCCAGCGGCTACACGCCCATGGCCGGCGAGTCGTTCTTCCTGCTCGCTGACTCGAGCTTCGCCTCCGACGAAGTGGCCAAGGTGCGCCTGGAAGCGCCGGGCCGCGATTACCGTCGCTACCGCATGGAGCCCTACGGCGGCGCGGATATCCGCGTCTACCGCATCGACCAGCCGCTGGACTTCCTCAAGCGCCAGAAGAACCTGCACCGCGTGCTATCCGAAGGACAGTTCAAGGGCGAGGGCCTGTCCAACACCCTGGCCTACCTGTGGGACAACTGGTACCGCAAGTCGCGTCGGGTGATGCAGCGGACATTCTCCTACGAGTCGCGCCATCAGGTCACCGAAGTGGTGCCCGAGCTGAAGATGGGCAACGCCATCGCCGCGCCGACTCCCTATGACGCGCAGCCGCAGTACGCGCCGATTCCCGGCCTGCCGATGGTCAGCCAGTTCCGCTACCCGCTGTGGGACGCCAAGCCCATCCAGCCGCCGAAGGACGTGACCCTGATGGGGTCGTCCAGCGAGTTCATCAACGTCGCGCCGGGCAACGTCTACGTCCCGCTGGGCAAGCTCAAGCCCGGCCTGTACCTGGTCGAGGCGCTGGTGGGCAAGTACCGCGCGACCACCGTAGTGTTCGTCTCCAACAGCGTCGCCGTGAGCAAGATCGCTGGCAACGAGCTGCTGGTGTGGACCGCCCGCAAGCATGAAGGCACGCCGGTGGGCGGCGCCAAGGTGCTGTGGACCGACGGCCTGGGCGTGATGAGCAGCGGCAGCAGCGATGCCGATGGCCTGTTGCGCCTGCAACACGTCAGCCCCGAGCGTTCCTTCGTGATCGGTGAGGACGAGGAGGGTGGCGTCTTCGTCTCCGAGAACTTCTATTACGACAGCGAAATCTACGACACCAAGCTCTACGCCTTTACCGACCGCCCGCTGTACCGTCCGGGCGACTGGGTGTCGCTGAAGATCGTCGGCCGCGAGTTCAAGAACTCCCGTGAATCGCAGGCGCCGCAGAGCGCGCCGCTGCGCCTGTCGGTGATCGACGCCGCCGGCACCACACTGCAGACCCTGGACCTCAAGTACGACGCCAAGAGCGGCACCAACGGTCGCTTCCAGCTGCCGCCCAACGCTGTCGCCGGCGGTTACGAGCTGCGCTTCGACTACCGCGACCAGACCTACAGCAGCGCCTTCCGCGTCGCCGAGTACATCAAACCGCACTTCGAGATTTCCCTGGACCTCGCCAAGCCGGACTTCAAGACTGGCGAGCCGGTGAAGGGCAACCTGATCCTGCTCTACCCGGACGGCAAGCCGGTGGCCAACGCGCGCCTGGAGCTGAGCCTGCGCGCCCAGCAGCTGTCCATGGTGGACAACGAGCTGCAGTACCTCGGCCAGTTCCCCGTGGAACTGTCCAGCGCGCAGATCACCACCGACGACCAGGGTCGCGCCGCGCTGGAGCTGCCGGCGGCGGAGAAGCCCAGCCGTTACATGCTCACCGTGTTCGCCAGCGATGGCGCCGCGTACCGCGTCAAGACCAGCAAGGAAATCCTCATCGAGCGCGGCGCCGCCCGCTACCGCGTGAGCGCGCCGCAGCGCTTCAGCGCCGCCGGCGACAAGGTCGAATTCAGCTACGCCGCCGAGCAGCAGACCCGGATCCAGCCGACCGCCTACCGCTGGCTGCGCCTGGAAGACCGCAGCAGCGGCGACGGCGCGGTGGCCGACGGCAAGTTCGCCATCACCTTCGACAAGCCCGGTACCTACAGCGTCGAGCTGCGCGACAAAGCCGGCCAACTGCTCGGCGGCACCGGCCACTCGGTCAGCGGCGACGGCGTGAAGGCCGTGCCGGGCACCGTGGAAATTGTCCTCGACAAGCCTGAGTACAAGGCCGGAGAGGAAGCCTTGGCGCTGATCACCTTCCCCGAACCGGTGGACGACGCGTTGCTGTCGCTGGAGCGCGACAAGGTCGAAGCCACTGCGCTGCTGTCCAAGGGCGGCGACTGGCTGAAGCTGGAGAAGCTCAACCCGACCCAGTACCGCGCGCGCATTCCGGTGAAGCCGGACTTCTCGCCGAACCTGACCTTCTCCGTGCTCTACACCCGCAGCGGCGACTACAGCTTCCAGAACGCCGGCATCAAGGTCGCCGTGCCGCAGGTGGACATCGCCGTCAGCACCGACAAGGAGCGCTACGAGCCGGGTGAGACGGTCACCGTCAACCTTGATACCCGCTACGACGGCAAGCCGGTCTCCAGCCACCTCACCGTGAGCGTGGTGGACGAGATGATCTACGCGCTGCAGCCGGAGATCGCCCCAGGCATCGACCAGTTCTTCTACCACCCGCGCCGCAACAACGTGCGCACCAGTGCCAGCCTGTCCTTCATCAGCTACGACGTCGCACTGCCCGGTACGCCCAGCGCCCCCGGCCGCGCCAACCGCAGCGAGCGTGGGGTGAAGGTGCTGGAGCGTCCGCGCCGCGAGGAAGTGGACACTGCTGCATGGGAACCGGAGCTGGTCACCGATGCCAACGGCAAGGCCCAGTTCAAGTTCCGCATGCCCGACTCCCTGACCCGCTGGCGCATCACTGCCCGCGCCATGGATGACGAAGGGCAGGTGGGTCAGAAGAAACAGTTCATCCGTTCCGAGAAGCCGCTGTACCTGAAGTGGAACGGGCCGAAGCGCTTCCGCAGCGGCGATGCGCCGGATCTGGGGCTGTTCGTCTTCAACCAGGGCGAGCAGGACACCAAGGCCGAACTGCTGATCCGCGCCAATGGCGCGGAGAAGACCCAGGCGCTGGAGCTCAAGCGCGGCGTCAACTACATCGCCCTGCCGCAGCAGCCGTTGAGCGATGGCGACTGGAGTGTGGAACTGCGCCAGGACGGCCAGGTGCGCGACAGCCTCGGCGTGCATTTCAGCCTGGTGGCCGACAGCTGGCAGGTGCTGCAGTCCAAGCCGCTGCAGGTGAATGCGCAGAACACCCCGCTGCAACTGCCGGCGGATGCCCGCGACGTAACCCTGCGCCTGGATGACAGCGCCCAGGCGCTGCTGCGCGGCAACCTTGATTCGCTGCTGAACTACCCCTGGGGAGGCGTCGAGCAAACCGCCAGCCAACTGCTGCCGCTGAGCATCGCCTACCCGATGCTGTCGGGCGGCGAGCCGCGCGTGCGCGACCGCCTGCGCCTGATCATGCAGACCAGCCGCCTGCGCCTGGTGCAGATGGCCGGCCCGGACGCCTACTTCACCTGGTGGGGTGGCGAAGACAACGACGCCTTCCTCACCGCCTACGCCTACTACGCCGACTGGTACGCCAGTCGCGCGCTGGAAATCCAGCTACCGCCGGATCACTGGCAGCGCGTGCTGGAACTGTATTCCGCGCGCGCCAGCGCTACGCCGCTGCTGCAGCGCGCGCTGATCCTGGCCTTCGCCCGCGATATGCAGTTGCCGGTGCAGACCCTGGTCAGCGGCCTGCTCACTGACCTTGAGAACGCCGGCAACGGCGAAGCGGCGAAATCCGTGAACGACTTCGATATCGACGACAGCCTGGTCATGGGCCAGCCGGACTCCGAGCTGGGTCTGGCCGTTGCCCGTGTGCTGACGGCCAGTCTGGCCGAGCAGAGCAAGGTCGCGCCGCCGAAAGGTTTCGCCAGGCAGCTGGACTCCGCGCGCCTGAAGGTCAACACCAGCGACCAGCCCTTTGCCCGCGCCGTACAGCTGTATAGCGGCACTGTGGACGCCAACCGCGCCCGCGAGCTGCTGCTGAGCCTGGCGCCGCAGCAGTCCACCGTCGAACGCGCCCTGGCCCTGGCCTGGATGCAACGCGCCGTGGTGGCCGCGCCGGCCGCTGAGCTGCCCAAGCCGGCAGCCGACTGGAAGGAAGGCCATAGCACCACGGGCGATGCGTTCTGGAAGTGGCAGGGCAAGGACGTTCCGGCGCAGCTCGACCTGACCGCCGCGCCGTCGCGCCCGCTCAACGCCTCCGTCACCTTCCGCAGTGCCGAAGCGCCGGCTAGCCAGTTGCCGGTGACCATCAAGCGCCGCCTGCTGCGCCTGGTACCTGGTGAAGAGGCTTTCGCCTTCAACGCCGAGGAGCTGGGCGACAAGCCGCTGTCCAGCGACGAGCTGTACCTGGACGAAGTGACCCTCACCACCGACCAGGCACAGGCCCTGCGCTATGGAATGCTGGAAGTGCCGCTGCCGCCGGGTGCGGACGTCGAGCGCACCACCTGGGGCCTGCAGATCAGCGGCCTGGGCGGCGCCGAGGCGACCAGCCTGGAGCGCGCGCGCAACGAACCGGGCGACCTGTTCTACGGCGTGCCGGTGGATACCCTGGGCGGCGAGCTGCGCTTCCGTCACCTGGTCCGCTTCTCGCAGAAGGGCAACTTCGTGCTGCCGCCGGTGCGCTACCAGCGGCTTTATGCGCCGCAGGAGCAGGCGTTGGAGCAGCAACCGGCCCTGGCGAAGATCAAGGTCCAGTAAATGCGCGTGCGCATCGCCGGGCTGATCCTGTTGTTGCCGCTGTGCGTCCAGGCGGCGCCCAGCTCGCAGGAGCAGGCGCAGCTGGCCTGGCGTACCGCGCAGGGTGACGAACTGCTGCGCCTCGGGCCGCAGCAGGTGCTCGATCGTCAGCCACTGCCGGCTGACCTGCGTGCACCTTTGGGTAGCCTGTGGAAGCTGTTCGTCTACGCCTGGCTGAACGACACCGGTCAACAGGAGCCGGCCTACCGCTGCCGAGGCGAGGACAAGGAAGAGGTCTATTGCTGCACGGCAGGGCAGAGCATCGAGCGCGACGCCGCGCTGGTGAAGTCCTGTGGCCTGTACTTCCAGCCCCGGCGCCTGGGCATCGACGGTTCGGTCTGGCAGCAATACTGGCAGGCGCGCCATGCGCCGGATTGGATCACGCAGCTGGACAAGCTGACGCCGCAGACCGACGTGCCGGTCGTTGAACTGCTCGATCAGTTGCAGCACCTGCCAGCTCAGGAACAAGCGAGGAAGGTGCTGCTGGACGTCAGTCTCGCAGCCGATGACGGACGAGCACCGGCCGCGTTGGGCGGACGCCTGCGGGTAAAAACCTGGAGTTGGGACGAGAACGGCGAGCGCGAAGGTGGCTTCGCCGGCTGGTTGGTGGATGGCACGCCCCTGTGGGCGCGCGGGCCGGGCACCAGCAAGACCGTGCTGGCGACCTACGGCAATGCCATCGGCGCCGCGCTACCGGCGCCCTGGCCGCGCGATCCCGGGCGTTGCGTGGAGGTCAGCCTGTTCAGCCGTTATCCGCTGAAAGAGGTCTATGACGCACGTAACCAGCCCGCTGCCGAAGGTCTGCTGGCAGGCCGGCAGAACGTGCTATTCGCCAATGGCGTTTACCTTGACGTGAGCAGTCACGGCGATCTGTTCCTCGAGCGCGGCGCCCAAGGTCCGCGCCTGACCGCACGCCTGTCCCGCGAGGAGTACGTCGCCCGCGTACTCGACCGCGAGGCTTCTGCTACACCGCCGGAAGCGGCCAAGGCGCTGGCGGTGACTATCCGCACTTATCTGTTGCAGAACGGCGCCCCGCGCGGCGACTGCTTGAGCATCGACGACAGCAGCCAGCGCCAGCGTGTGGCGCCGCGACCGGCCAGCGAGGCGGCGCGTGACATCGCTGCCTGGACCGCCGACCTGGTGCTGGCCGGCGGCACCGTCACCTATCACTCGGACGAGGTGGGGCAGTCGAAGCTGTCCTGGCGCGACGCTCAGGAGCAGGCCGCCAAGGGGCTGCGCTACGACGCCATTCTCGCCCGCGCCTTCCCGCGTACCAGCCTCAGTCGCTGGAGCAACCCCATCGCCGCCTGCCAACCGCTGCCCGAGGCCGAGCGTTGGCTGCAGGCTCAGCGCCGCACCTGGCGCCCTCGCCTGGAGGGCGAACCGGGATACGAAGAATTGCAGTCCTTCGCCGTATGCCGCCTGAGCAGCGGTCGGCCTTACGTCGATCGCGAACGCCAGCGCATCTACGTACGCGGCCTGTATTCCCAGCAGGACCGGCTCGACCTGGCTCATGAATACCTGCACCTGGCTTTCCAGGCGCACCCCAATGGACAAGACGAGGGCTACGTGGAAAGCCTGGCCCGTCGCCTGATACTGGAATGATCGTCATGAAACTCGCCCATGCGCTCCGCCTGTCCCTGCTCGCCAGCCTGATTCCGCTGGGCGCACAGGCCGCCGAATCGCCGATCCACATGGATACGCCGCTGGGGGGCTGGCGCGCGGGTGACGGCGATAAGGCCGACTTCCGGCAGACGGTGAACTACCCGGCATCCTCGGTGAATTCGCGCTCGGACCAGTCCGACACCGCGCGCATTCGTGGCGAAATCCGCTCGCTGCCCAAGGACAGCAGGGAGCCGGCGCGGCTGGTGGTCAACGGCGTGGCCATGCCGATGCGGGTCGAAAGCGACGGCAAGTTCGACCGGCCGTTCGCCTTCCCGGCGGGTTCCAACAGCGTCGAGGTCATCAGTCCCGACGGCCAGCAGCGCAAGCGCGTGCAGTTCTACCACGGCGGTGGCGGTGGTGAGGTGCCGGCCAAGCTGCGGGTCATGCTGTCCTGGGACTCGGATAACACCGACCTCGACCTGCACCTGGTGACGCCGGATGGTGGGCACGTCTGGTACGGCAACCGCTCGTTGCCCAATGGCGCGGCCCAGGACGTCGACGTGACCACCGGCTACGGCCCGGAAATCATCGCCAGCTCGACCCCGCTCAAGGGCCAGTACCTGGTCTACGTGAACTACTACGGCGGCGGCTGGAGCGAGGACGAGAGCTCCGGCGATGTGAATGCAGCCAAGCCTCTGACCACGGCGCAGGTGACCATCGTTACGGAGGAGGGAACGGTGAACGAGAAGCAGGAGTCCTTCCTGATCCCGATGCGGCAGCCGGGTGAGCTGACGTTGGTGAAGCGGTTCAGTTATCCATAAAGCCGAAGCGCCGGGGATTCCGGCGTTTGTAGGGGCGGGCTGCGCCCGCGAGGCTTTGGGGCTCGGCGTTTCTGCGCTGCTTTTGCGTGCGCTGATATATCTGGTTTCGCCTCTCGGCGAGTCCCTTTTGGCAAACGCCCCAAAAGGAACCAAAAGGTCTTGCCCCTCCATCCGGTTTTTCGCTTAGGCGAAAAATACCCTCGTTGAATCGGAGTTTCAGGGGCACGCCGCGAAGGGCCATCCCTGGCCCATCGCGGCTCTCGCGGCATCCATGCCGCTCACCCCCTGAAACTCCGCTTCAACGAGGCCTCCTGAAAGGGGCATCCGGAGCGTTGGGATACTTCTCTGGAAGTCTTCAAGAGCCAAGAGCCAAGAGCCAAGAGCCAAGAGCCAAGAGCCAAGAGCTTGAGCCGAAGCTCGATGCGCTTTTCGTAGGAGCGAGCTTGCTCGCGAACCGCTGCACTGCGAACTTCCTTGTAGGGGCGGGTCATGCCCGAAAACAGCGCCTATCGGCACTGCTGAAAGTCAGGCCTTCTGGTCCGCCTGCCAGGCGTCGATCACTTCCTGTGCCGCGCGGAAGGCGTCGATGGCCGCCGGGACGCCGGCATACACCGCGCAATGCAGCAGCGCTTCGCGAATCTCCTCCACCGTGCAGCCGTTGTTCAGCGCGCCGCGTACATGGCCTTTGAGCTCCTGCGGGCACTTGAGCGCGGTCAGTGCCGCCAGGGTGATCAGGCTGCGGGTCTTGCGCGGAAGGCCTTCGCGGTTCCAGACACCGCCCCAGGCGTGTTCGTTGACGAAGTCCTGCAGCGGCTGGGTGAACTCGGTGGCATTGCCCAGGGCGCGGTCGACGAAGGCGTCGCCCATCACTTCGCGGCGAACCTGCTCGCCGGCCTTGCGGTTGTCGGTGCTCATCCCTACTCCTAGTCGAGGCTTTCCAGGCGCACTGGCGCGGTGCCGGAGCGCAACATGTTGAGTTGTTCGGCAGCGGCGCGCGATAGATCGATGATGCGCCCTCGGCGGAAAGGGCCGCGGTCGTTGATCCGCACCACGACGCTACGGCCGTTGTCCAGATTGGTGACTTTCACCTGGGTGCCGAAGGGCAGGGTGCGGTGCGCGGCGGTCAGGGCGTTCAGGTTGAAGCGCTCGCCGCTGGCCGTGCGCTTGCCGTGGTGCGCCTTGCCGTAATAGGAGGCAGTACCCTCGGCGCGGTAGCCGCGGCCGGAGACGTCCGAGTCGCGGTCGTACGATGTGCTGCTACAGCCGCCCATCAGGGCCAAGCCGGCAAGAAGGAAGAGGGTAGGGAGTGAACGCCACATAAAGGAGCTTCCAGGGGGACGATTTACCCGGTGCTGATGGGTTCCGAGCTGAAATGCCTGTCGCAGCGCCAAGTTTTCCAATCCGGCCATCCCTGGCCGGTCGTTCGCCGGGCCAACGCAAGCGTTGGCACTCTTCTGGAAAAGAAGGGGCGGATTACCCTTCGAGCTTTTTCTTCAGCAGTTCGTTCACTTGGCCGGGGTTGGCCTTGCCTTTCGAGGCTTTCATCGCTTGCCCGACGAAGAAGCCGAACATCTTGCCGCGCTTGGCTTCGTCGCTGGCGCGGTACTGTTCAACCTGCTCGGCGTTGGCCGCCAGCACTTCCTCGAGCATCTTGTCGATGGCGCCGGTGTCGGTGACTTGCTTCAGGCCCTTGGCTTCGATGATCGCATCGGCCGAGCCTTCGCCCGCCGCCATCGCCTCGAAGACCATCTTGGCGATCTTGCCGGAGATGGTGTTGTCCTTGATGCGCAGGATCATGCCGCCCAGGTGCTCGGCGGAAACCGGCGACTGCTCGATCTCCAGGCCGTCCTTGTTGAGCAGGCTGGAAAGCTCGCCCATCACCCAGTTGGCCGCGAGCTTGGCGTCGGCGCAGATGGTCTGGACCTGTTCGAAGTAGTCGGCCATCTCGCGGCTGGCGGACAGCACGCTGGCGTCATAGGCGGACAGGCCGTACTGGCTCTCGAAACGCTCGCGCTTCTGGTCCGGCAGTTCCGGCAATTTGGCGCGCAGTTCGTCGAGGAAGGCGCGCTCGATCACCACCGGCAGCAGGTCCGGGCAAGGGAAGTAACGGTAGTCGTTGGCTTCTTCCTTGCTGCGCATGGAGCGCGTTTCGTCCTTGTTCGGGTCGTACAGGCGGGTTTCCTGCACCACCTTGCCGCCGTCCTCGATCAGATCGATCTGGCGCTGCACTTCGTGGTTGATCGCCTTCTCGATGAAGCGGAAGGAGTTCACGTTCTTGATCTCGGCACGGGTGCCGAACTCGGCCTGGCCCTTCGGGCGCACCGACACGTTGCAGTCGCAGCGCAGCGAGCCTTCGGCCATGTTGCCGTCGCAGATGCCCAGATAGCGCACCAGCGCGTGGATCGCCTTGACGTAGGCCACGGCTTCCTTGGCGCTGCGAATGTCCGGCTCGGAGACGATCTCCAGCAGCGGAGTGCCGGCGCGGTTCAGGTCGATGCCGCTCATGCCGTGGAAGTCTTCGTGCAGGCTCTTGCCGGCGTCCTCTTCCAGGTGCGCGCGGGTGATGCCGACGCGCTTGACGGTACCGTCTTCCAGGGTGATGTCGAGGAAGCCCTTGCCGACGATGGGATGGTCCATCTGGCTGGTCTGGTAGCCCTTGGGCAGGTCCGGGTAGAAGTAGTTCTTCCGGGCGAAGACGTTGCGCTCGGCGATTTCGGCGTTGATTGCCAGGCCGAACTGGCAGGCCATGCGCACGGCCTCCTGGTTCAGCACCGGCAGGGTGCCGGGCATGGCCAGGTCGATCAGGCTGGCCTGGGTGTTCGGCTCTGCACCGAAGGTGGTGGCGCTACCGGAGAAGATCTTCGATTGGGTGGAGAGCTGTGCGTGGATTTCCAGCCCGATTACTGTTTCCCATTGCATATCGTAATCCTTCCTCAGAACCCGGCCGGTGCTTGTTTATGCCAGTCGCTGACCAGTTGGTACTGGTGCGCGACATTGAGCAGGCGGCCTTCCTGGAAGTATGGCGCGAGCAGTTGGACACCTATCGGCAGGCCGTCGACGAAGCCGGCGGGCATGGACAGCCCCGGGATGCCGGCGAGGTTGGCGGTGATGGTGTAGATGTCTTCCAGGTACTGGGCGACCGGGTCGTTGTTCTTCTCGCCCAGTTTCCAGGCCGGGTTCGGCGTGGTCGGGCCGAGGATCACGTCGACTTCGGCGAAGGCGCTGACGAAATCGTTCTTGATCAGGCGACGAATCTTCTGAGCTTTCAGGTAATAGGCGTCGTAGTAGCCAGCCGACAGCGCATAGGTGCCGACCATGATGCGGCGCTTCACCTCGGCGCCGAAGCCTTCGGCGCGGGAGCGCTTGTACAGGTCCTGCAGGTCCTTCGGGTCCTCGCAGCGGTAGCCGTAACGCACGCCGTCGAAGCGCGAGAGGTTGGAGCTGGCTTCCGCGGGCGCGATCACATAATAGGCAGGGATTGCGTGCTGCATGTTCGGCAGGGAGATCTCCTTGACCACCGCGCCGAGCTGCTTGAGCTGCTCGACCACCTTCATCACCGCGTCGGCAATGCGGCTGTCGAGGCCGGCGCCGAAGTATTCCTTCGGCAGACCGATGCGCAGGCCGGTCAGTGGCTTGGCCAGGGCGGCCAGGTAATCGTCAACCGGCTGGTCGACGCTGGTGGAATCCTTCGGATCGAAGCCGGCCATGGCGCCGAGCATCAGTGCGCAGTCCTCGGCGGTGCGGGCCAGCGGGCCGCCCTGGTCGAGGCTGGAGGCGTAGGCGATCATGCCCCAGCGGGAAACGCGGCCGTAGGTCGGCTTGATGCCGGTGAGGTTGGTCAGCGCGGCCGGCTGGCGGATCGAGCCGCCGGTGTCGGTGCCGGTGGCGGCCGGGATCAGGCGCGCGGCCACGGCAGCGGCGGAGCCGCCGGAGGAGCCGCCCGGTACGCGGGAGGTGTCCCAGGGGTTCTTCACCGGGCCGTAGTGGCTGGATTCGTTGGCCGAGCCCATGGCGAACTCGTCCATGTTCAGCTTGCCCAGGCTCACGGTGCCGGCGTCAGCCAGGCGCTCGACGACGGTGGCGTCGTAGGGCGAGACGAAGGCATCGAGGATCTTCGAGCCGCAGCTGGTGCGCACGCCCTGGGTGCAGA of the Pseudomonas sp. PSE14 genome contains:
- the gatB gene encoding Asp-tRNA(Asn)/Glu-tRNA(Gln) amidotransferase subunit GatB; its protein translation is MQWETVIGLEIHAQLSTQSKIFSGSATTFGAEPNTQASLIDLAMPGTLPVLNQEAVRMACQFGLAINAEIAERNVFARKNYFYPDLPKGYQTSQMDHPIVGKGFLDITLEDGTVKRVGITRAHLEEDAGKSLHEDFHGMSGIDLNRAGTPLLEIVSEPDIRSAKEAVAYVKAIHALVRYLGICDGNMAEGSLRCDCNVSVRPKGQAEFGTRAEIKNVNSFRFIEKAINHEVQRQIDLIEDGGKVVQETRLYDPNKDETRSMRSKEEANDYRYFPCPDLLPVVIERAFLDELRAKLPELPDQKRERFESQYGLSAYDASVLSASREMADYFEQVQTICADAKLAANWVMGELSSLLNKDGLEIEQSPVSAEHLGGMILRIKDNTISGKIAKMVFEAMAAGEGSADAIIEAKGLKQVTDTGAIDKMLEEVLAANAEQVEQYRASDEAKRGKMFGFFVGQAMKASKGKANPGQVNELLKKKLEG
- a CDS encoding septal ring lytic transglycosylase RlpA family protein → MWRSLPTLFLLAGLALMGGCSSTSYDRDSDVSGRGYRAEGTASYYGKAHHGKRTASGERFNLNALTAAHRTLPFGTQVKVTNLDNGRSVVVRINDRGPFRRGRIIDLSRAAAEQLNMLRSGTAPVRLESLD
- the gatA gene encoding Asp-tRNA(Asn)/Glu-tRNA(Gln) amidotransferase subunit GatA; this encodes MLHQLTLAEVARGLADKQFSAQELATALLARIKQLDPQLNSFITVTEESALAQAKAADERRAKGETGALLGAPIAHKDLFCTQGVRTSCGSKILDAFVSPYDATVVERLADAGTVSLGKLNMDEFAMGSANESSHYGPVKNPWDTSRVPGGSSGGSAAAVAARLIPAATGTDTGGSIRQPAALTNLTGIKPTYGRVSRWGMIAYASSLDQGGPLARTAEDCALMLGAMAGFDPKDSTSVDQPVDDYLAALAKPLTGLRIGLPKEYFGAGLDSRIADAVMKVVEQLKQLGAVVKEISLPNMQHAIPAYYVIAPAEASSNLSRFDGVRYGYRCEDPKDLQDLYKRSRAEGFGAEVKRRIMVGTYALSAGYYDAYYLKAQKIRRLIKNDFVSAFAEVDVILGPTTPNPAWKLGEKNNDPVAQYLEDIYTITANLAGIPGLSMPAGFVDGLPIGVQLLAPYFQEGRLLNVAHQYQLVSDWHKQAPAGF
- a CDS encoding DUF2135 domain-containing protein, whose protein sequence is MKLAHALRLSLLASLIPLGAQAAESPIHMDTPLGGWRAGDGDKADFRQTVNYPASSVNSRSDQSDTARIRGEIRSLPKDSREPARLVVNGVAMPMRVESDGKFDRPFAFPAGSNSVEVISPDGQQRKRVQFYHGGGGGEVPAKLRVMLSWDSDNTDLDLHLVTPDGGHVWYGNRSLPNGAAQDVDVTTGYGPEIIASSTPLKGQYLVYVNYYGGGWSEDESSGDVNAAKPLTTAQVTIVTEEGTVNEKQESFLIPMRQPGELTLVKRFSYP
- a CDS encoding carboxymuconolactone decarboxylase family protein, whose amino-acid sequence is MSTDNRKAGEQVRREVMGDAFVDRALGNATEFTQPLQDFVNEHAWGGVWNREGLPRKTRSLITLAALTALKCPQELKGHVRGALNNGCTVEEIREALLHCAVYAGVPAAIDAFRAAQEVIDAWQADQKA